TTCTGGCAACAAAATTAGTCCAGCTCTTGTTATCATTATAGTCATAGTAGCTGTCATCTTTTTCATATCAGGTCTACTCCACTTACTTGTTAGATTTCTTATCAAAAAACCTTCTTGTTTAGCATCATCTGAGTCTAATAATCAGCCAGAAGTTTCAACTTCTGAAACCTTGCAAAGACAATTGCAACAGCTTTTCCATCAACATGATTCTGGTTTAGATCAAGCATTTATTGATGCATTACCTGTATTTGTGTACAAAGAGGTTGTAGGTTCTACTAAAGAGCCCTTTGATTGTGCTGTTTGTTTGTGTGAATTCTCTGATAAGGATAAGTTGAGGTTACTCCCAACTTGTAGCCATGCTTTCCATATCAACTGCATAGATACTTGGCTCTTAACAAACTCAACATGCCCGTTATGTCGAGGAACACTTTTTGATCCTGAATTCTTAACGGGGTTCGATTTTGATGACCCTATAGAAGAAGGAGATCATGTGTTATCTGCtgctcagaaaacaattgaaatAGAGGAAAGTAAAAGTGTAGTTGACAAAGCAACTTTTCCTGTGAGACTTGGTAAGTTCAAGAAATTGAATGTTGGGGCTGAGGAGGGAGAAGGAGAGACTAGTAGTAGTAATTTGGATGCTAGGAGATGTTATTCATTGGGTTCATATCAGTATGTTGTTGGTGATCTTAATCTTATGGTAGATTTGAGCAGTGAGCAAGACGCGTACAATGTGAAGCTTGCCAAGTTGCGCGAACGGTTTGCTAATTTATCAACAGAAGGAGATGGGGAGGGGAAAAGGATAAGTATTGGAACGAAGACTGATAGCTACTCTTTTTCCAAGATTTGGCTTTGGTCGAAGAAGGGGAAATTTGCAAGTTCTTCAGAATGCCAAATGGATAATTCACCTCCTAATACGGAGTTACCATGGTTGGCAAAAAAAGAAGGCAATTAGAGGACATTCTGGTTTGTTTCTCTTTGTTTGATCTTTTTGTCATCTCATGGCATAGAGGTAATAGAATTCTTTGAGATGCTGCATGAAACTAGCTAGATTGTAGAGTTGATCCGTACTTGTATGTTGTGATTGCTTTTATTTGATTTTTACCTCTTGAAGTCCCAAAAAATATATAGGTCATGTGTTATAGATTGGTTCTTGGAACATTATTACTCTATTAAACACGAGTTACTCTACTTTGGCTTCATTCCTGCATCCTGATACTTGCAGCTGCCAAATTTACTTCATAAAAATGTGGTTGAGAAGCATtcatatactccctccggataaaaaaaagagtccacttagccatttacacactctttaagaaaatattaacttctagacaaaaataagtaatttgactaaactacccctaattaaataggcattgagatttgatcatataacacttaatagaggCAAATATagaaaaacaaggttaattctttcttgatttgctaagtggactcttttttttatccaagaaaaaaacGCTAAGTGAATTCTTTTtatgatccggagggagtattaagaAGTATGAGGCGCTATTTTTAGTTCTTTACCCATGAAGAACTAGTTAGATTGATGCACAATATTATTGCCTTTGTTACAAATGATTAGGAATTGGAATATAGCTCCTTTTTAAGTGTCCTGTCCTCAACCATAAAAAGCTTGAGTGCagtttaatgtttttttttttttttttttttaaaagaaaaaaaaaaagaagaaggttaAATGAAATGCTAGATTCTGAGAACATTGACTGCTATATTTTCCTCATAGTTTGAAGCAATTTTTGAGTCTCCGGAAAGTGAAACTCCACCAGGTTATGTTGATTCCTAGAAAGTGAAAGAAAGATTCTCTTCTTTTCCTTGAAGCATCTTGATAAAATTGCTTTAGTGGCCTTTATTTGAGGTCTTCAATTTCTGTTGTTTCCCATTtggtggggggtggggtggggttagGTGTTTGACCACAATct
Above is a genomic segment from Lycium barbarum isolate Lr01 chromosome 12, ASM1917538v2, whole genome shotgun sequence containing:
- the LOC132623104 gene encoding RING-H2 finger protein ATL46-like, translating into MICLFTEVRAKRLDFRHTHLKMSWIHHTKDGVFAYAPSHSSFGPSSNFHTAPIPPPSSSGNKISPALVIIIVIVAVIFFISGLLHLLVRFLIKKPSCLASSESNNQPEVSTSETLQRQLQQLFHQHDSGLDQAFIDALPVFVYKEVVGSTKEPFDCAVCLCEFSDKDKLRLLPTCSHAFHINCIDTWLLTNSTCPLCRGTLFDPEFLTGFDFDDPIEEGDHVLSAAQKTIEIEESKSVVDKATFPVRLGKFKKLNVGAEEGEGETSSSNLDARRCYSLGSYQYVVGDLNLMVDLSSEQDAYNVKLAKLRERFANLSTEGDGEGKRISIGTKTDSYSFSKIWLWSKKGKFASSSECQMDNSPPNTELPWLAKKEGN